In the Anastrepha obliqua isolate idAnaObli1 chromosome 1, idAnaObli1_1.0, whole genome shotgun sequence genome, one interval contains:
- the LOC129236405 gene encoding uncharacterized protein LOC129236405 isoform X2, with the protein MKRFNCFSLRSFGFVVAGFDIIVALCTLALCSWYLWTDIVHVFYWPQDEVKILSPLSNFIATMVDYILVHNFSNAFYMVLAVTVWVKSLINLIVASILMDGIRKRLVCIAPWLINTSISIAIEIAVFVFMVIKMNEFEEEIALDRRIVHSVIFGVFMVFNALSVFGIFALYKMLKATANENRTLQESIVEAAGLYQHVKV; encoded by the exons ATGAAACGTTTCAATTGTTTTAGTTTACGTTCATTTGGCTTTGTTGTAGCCGGCTTTGATATCATTGTAGCTCTATGTACGCTGGCACTTTGTTCCTGGTATCTGTGGACCGATATTGTTCATGTATTTTATTGGCCTCAGGACGAGGTGAAAATATTAAGTCCGCTAAGTAATTTCATTGCAACAATGG TTGATTATATTCTCGTGCATAATTTCTCCAATGCATTCTATATGGTTTTGGCTGTTACTGTTTGGGTGAAATCGTTGATTAATTTAATAGTTGCTTCTATACTCATGGATGGTATAAGAAAG CGTCTTGTTTGCATTGCTCCCTGGCTCATAAACACCAGCATTTCGATTGCCATTGAGATAGCCGTATTCGTTTTCATGGTAATCAAAATGAATGAATTCGAAGAGGAAATAGCATTGGATCGACGCATTGTGCACAGTGTGATTTTTGGTGTATTTATGG TTTTTAATGCGCTCTCGGTGTTCGGCATATTTGCATTATACAAAATGCTCAAAGCTACCGCTAATGAGAATCGTACACTACAGGAGAGTATTGTGGAAGCAGCTGGTCTCTATCAGCATGTTAAAGTTTAA
- the LOC129236405 gene encoding uncharacterized protein LOC129236405 isoform X1, with translation MKRFNCFSLRSFGFVVAGFDIIVALCTLALCSWYLWTDIVHVFYWPQDEVKILSPLSNFIATMVDYILVHNFSNAFYMVLAVTVWVKSLINLIVASILMDGIRKQRLVCIAPWLINTSISIAIEIAVFVFMVIKMNEFEEEIALDRRIVHSVIFGVFMVFNALSVFGIFALYKMLKATANENRTLQESIVEAAGLYQHVKV, from the exons ATGAAACGTTTCAATTGTTTTAGTTTACGTTCATTTGGCTTTGTTGTAGCCGGCTTTGATATCATTGTAGCTCTATGTACGCTGGCACTTTGTTCCTGGTATCTGTGGACCGATATTGTTCATGTATTTTATTGGCCTCAGGACGAGGTGAAAATATTAAGTCCGCTAAGTAATTTCATTGCAACAATGG TTGATTATATTCTCGTGCATAATTTCTCCAATGCATTCTATATGGTTTTGGCTGTTACTGTTTGGGTGAAATCGTTGATTAATTTAATAGTTGCTTCTATACTCATGGATGGTATAAGAAAG CAGCGTCTTGTTTGCATTGCTCCCTGGCTCATAAACACCAGCATTTCGATTGCCATTGAGATAGCCGTATTCGTTTTCATGGTAATCAAAATGAATGAATTCGAAGAGGAAATAGCATTGGATCGACGCATTGTGCACAGTGTGATTTTTGGTGTATTTATGG TTTTTAATGCGCTCTCGGTGTTCGGCATATTTGCATTATACAAAATGCTCAAAGCTACCGCTAATGAGAATCGTACACTACAGGAGAGTATTGTGGAAGCAGCTGGTCTCTATCAGCATGTTAAAGTTTAA